One segment of Anatilimnocola aggregata DNA contains the following:
- a CDS encoding cupin domain-containing protein: MSIHHAKSGEIIELPLGAALGDSKTETLVKTANLELIRLVLPAGKDIPSHKAPGEITVQCLEGRVTFTVGENAVELSVGQLLYLTAGEPHALKASEDSSLLVTLLLAKK; encoded by the coding sequence ATGTCGATTCACCATGCCAAATCGGGCGAGATCATCGAGTTGCCACTCGGCGCTGCCCTGGGCGATTCCAAAACAGAAACTCTGGTGAAGACCGCCAACTTGGAGTTAATCCGCTTGGTCCTGCCAGCAGGCAAAGACATTCCCTCGCACAAAGCTCCCGGCGAGATCACTGTGCAATGCTTGGAAGGGCGAGTCACCTTCACAGTCGGGGAGAACGCAGTCGAACTCTCTGTGGGACAGTTGCTTTATCTCACCGCAGGCGAGCCACATGCGTTAAAGGCCAGCGAAGATTCTTCGTTGCTGGTAACACTTCTGTTGGCTAAGAAATGA
- a CDS encoding dihydrofolate reductase family protein, which produces MTKVVLFIATSLDGYIASSDGTVDWLFHDADYGYTEFMASVSAVVMGRKTWEQAKTFEAVPFAGKKVFVLSRSPVSTADERIRFVQGEAPKILDQIRAEATKGIWLVGGGDVIQQFIAHDLIDEYRLFVHPIILGSGLPLFLTQASMITLSFASSTAFASGLVELRYEKRK; this is translated from the coding sequence ATGACGAAAGTCGTCCTCTTCATCGCCACCAGCCTCGACGGCTACATCGCCAGTTCCGATGGAACCGTCGATTGGCTATTCCATGATGCCGACTATGGCTACACGGAGTTCATGGCCTCGGTAAGTGCGGTGGTAATGGGCCGAAAGACTTGGGAGCAGGCCAAGACGTTCGAGGCCGTTCCTTTTGCGGGAAAGAAGGTGTTTGTCCTCTCCCGATCACCCGTAAGCACCGCCGACGAGCGGATTCGCTTTGTCCAAGGAGAAGCCCCGAAGATTCTCGACCAGATTCGTGCGGAAGCGACAAAGGGCATCTGGCTGGTCGGCGGCGGCGATGTCATCCAGCAGTTCATCGCCCACGATCTGATCGACGAGTATCGCCTCTTCGTGCATCCGATCATCCTGGGATCGGGACTTCCGCTTTTTCTGACGCAAGCGAGCATGATTACATTGTCTTTTGCGAGTAGTACGGCCTTTGCGAGCGGGCTGGTAGAGTTGAGGTACGAAAAACGGAAATGA
- a CDS encoding MFS transporter, translated as MKSKGMLSKDGWLLFATRCSRMFAYGLLSVVLMLYLVEVGLKEWEVGVLLTLTLFGDTAISLWLTTTADRIGRRRTLIVGALLMALAGVVFLATGNFVLLVIAATIGVISPSGNEIGPFLSVEQAALSHIVTDDRRTDIFAWYNLAGSFSTALGALAGGLLAEEALHFGLEGAAAYRPVLWAYAGIGVAMIGGFALLSPAIEPSAEVGPQRKTILGLHESRWTIFKLSLLFALDSFGGGFVIQSIIAYWFHVRYELDPAMLGTIFLFANLFAGMSALAAGWLARRIGLVNTMVFTHLPSNVLLILVPLMPNVYWAIGVLLLRFSISQMDVPTRQAYTMAVVNPDERSAAAGVTAVARSIGASISPLLATIFIGSAAMMSLPFFVAGGLKIVYDVLLYRAFASSEAQVKKQEEIVQ; from the coding sequence GTGAAATCCAAAGGCATGTTGAGCAAGGACGGCTGGCTACTCTTCGCCACTCGCTGTTCGAGGATGTTCGCCTACGGCTTGCTCTCGGTTGTGCTGATGCTGTATCTGGTCGAGGTCGGATTGAAGGAGTGGGAAGTCGGTGTGCTGCTGACATTGACGCTGTTCGGCGACACGGCGATTTCCCTTTGGCTGACTACGACCGCAGATCGGATTGGCCGCCGTCGTACACTGATCGTCGGCGCTCTATTGATGGCCCTGGCCGGGGTTGTTTTTCTCGCCACTGGCAACTTCGTTCTGCTCGTCATCGCTGCCACGATTGGAGTCATCAGTCCCAGCGGAAATGAAATTGGGCCATTCCTGTCGGTCGAGCAAGCGGCGCTTTCGCACATCGTCACTGATGATCGGCGAACTGATATCTTCGCTTGGTATAACCTCGCCGGCTCGTTCTCGACGGCGCTCGGCGCATTGGCGGGCGGTCTTCTGGCGGAAGAAGCACTCCATTTTGGTTTGGAGGGGGCCGCTGCCTATCGTCCGGTCCTGTGGGCCTATGCGGGGATCGGCGTGGCGATGATCGGCGGGTTTGCTTTGCTGTCCCCAGCGATTGAGCCGAGCGCCGAAGTAGGCCCGCAACGAAAGACTATTCTTGGACTTCACGAATCTCGATGGACAATCTTTAAGTTGTCGCTGCTCTTTGCCCTGGATTCGTTCGGCGGCGGCTTCGTGATCCAGAGTATAATCGCCTATTGGTTTCACGTCCGCTACGAACTCGACCCGGCGATGCTCGGCACAATCTTCTTGTTCGCCAATCTGTTCGCTGGCATGTCGGCCCTGGCTGCTGGTTGGCTCGCTCGACGGATCGGGCTGGTGAACACGATGGTCTTCACGCACCTGCCATCGAATGTGTTACTGATCCTGGTTCCGTTGATGCCGAACGTCTATTGGGCAATCGGCGTGCTGTTGCTACGGTTCAGCATTTCTCAAATGGACGTGCCGACTCGTCAAGCCTACACGATGGCGGTCGTGAATCCCGATGAACGCTCCGCAGCAGCAGGTGTTACGGCAGTTGCTCGTTCAATTGGAGCTTCGATCTCGCCGTTACTGGCGACGATCTTCATTGGCAGCGCCGCTATGATGAGCCTGCCATTCTTCGTAGCCGGTGGACTCAAGATCGTTTACGACGTGCTGCTGTATCGAGCGTTTGCGAGCAGTGAGGCGCAAGTCAAGAAACAAGAGGAGATCGTTCAATGA
- a CDS encoding cupin domain-containing protein: MTHPPTLRKPTEGRTIAVVGDIYRFLATGDETDGKYAMFEAIVPPGGGPPPHIHSREEESFFILEGEITFMVGDQRIVATAGTFANMPVGSLHSFKNTTDKSARMIISVAPAGLEKMFLEVGQPVKLGDAPPPPSKAEIEKLLAVAPKYGVEIKVPGH, encoded by the coding sequence ATGACCCACCCACCGACTCTCCGCAAACCGACAGAAGGCCGCACCATCGCCGTCGTCGGTGACATCTACCGCTTCCTGGCGACTGGCGACGAGACAGACGGCAAGTACGCCATGTTCGAGGCCATCGTGCCTCCAGGCGGCGGTCCTCCACCGCACATTCATAGCCGGGAAGAGGAATCGTTTTTCATCCTCGAAGGCGAGATCACGTTTATGGTCGGTGACCAGCGGATCGTTGCCACGGCGGGCACATTCGCCAACATGCCGGTCGGCAGCCTGCATTCGTTCAAGAACACCACCGACAAAAGCGCCCGCATGATAATCTCGGTTGCGCCTGCTGGGTTGGAGAAGATGTTCTTGGAAGTTGGTCAACCCGTGAAGCTGGGCGATGCGCCACCACCACCTTCCAAGGCCGAGATCGAGAAGCTCTTGGCTGTGGCTCCGAAGTACGGGGTCGAGATCAAAGTGCCGGGGCATTAG
- a CDS encoding MBL fold metallo-hydrolase — MTTIHHINCGTLVVPMYPTVVCHCLLLHEGKHLALVDTGIGLQDVHNPIKRLGQQLIDMAGFQFNEPDTAVRRIEALGLDPNDVRHIVLTHGDPDHTGGLSDFPNAQVHMSVEEHTQVAGGHWRYVSTHFAHGPCWKTYGHSARQWFGLEARPVDVGFSSEVLLIPLIGHTLGHCGVAVQQEGRWLFHVGDAYYLRAELTTDEHPVSQIATQRADDDAQRRASLEQLRRLVRDHGDKIDIISYHDLAELPLS, encoded by the coding sequence GTGACTACGATCCATCACATCAATTGCGGTACGCTCGTTGTACCGATGTATCCCACGGTCGTCTGCCACTGCCTGCTGCTCCACGAGGGCAAGCATCTGGCTCTCGTAGACACAGGCATCGGCCTACAGGACGTTCACAACCCGATAAAGCGATTGGGCCAGCAACTCATCGACATGGCGGGCTTTCAGTTCAACGAACCAGACACCGCCGTTCGTCGGATCGAAGCTCTCGGACTTGATCCCAATGACGTGCGGCACATCGTATTGACGCATGGAGACCCAGATCACACAGGTGGACTTTCCGACTTCCCGAATGCTCAGGTCCACATGTCGGTTGAGGAACACACCCAAGTTGCAGGCGGACATTGGCGATATGTCTCAACACATTTTGCCCACGGCCCGTGTTGGAAAACCTACGGTCATTCAGCCCGTCAGTGGTTCGGATTGGAGGCTCGTCCCGTTGATGTTGGATTCTCGTCGGAAGTGCTGCTGATCCCGCTGATCGGTCATACCCTCGGTCACTGCGGCGTTGCGGTTCAACAGGAAGGCCGGTGGCTATTCCACGTCGGTGATGCCTACTACCTGCGGGCTGAATTGACGACAGACGAACACCCCGTTTCGCAAATTGCCACCCAGCGTGCCGATGATGATGCACAGCGCCGGGCGAGTCTTGAGCAACTCCGTCGCCTCGTGCGTGACCACGGCGATAAGATCGACATCATCAGCTACCACGACCTTGCCGAACTCCCGCTTAGTTAA
- a CDS encoding CIA30 family protein — protein sequence MAEDTQQPLFDFTGADSTKDWQTVNDGVMGGVSEGKFQITDKKTMEFFGTLSLQNNGGFASVRTKGKKLGLEKGDTLVAKVKGDGREYHMNLSVPTFQIAYNYRAVLQTKKDEWIEVKLPLDKFEATSFGQVVKNAGQVKPSSVNGLGFMLSDKKAGPFKLEIESIKVERARK from the coding sequence ATGGCCGAAGACACGCAGCAACCCCTGTTCGACTTCACCGGAGCCGACTCTACGAAGGACTGGCAGACCGTCAACGACGGCGTGATGGGCGGCGTCTCTGAGGGCAAGTTCCAGATCACCGACAAGAAGACGATGGAGTTCTTCGGTACGCTGTCACTGCAAAACAATGGCGGCTTCGCTTCCGTGCGGACCAAAGGCAAGAAGCTCGGTCTGGAAAAAGGTGATACGCTGGTCGCCAAAGTAAAAGGCGACGGGCGGGAGTACCACATGAATCTTTCTGTGCCGACATTCCAGATCGCTTACAACTACCGAGCGGTGCTTCAGACCAAGAAAGATGAATGGATTGAGGTCAAATTGCCTTTGGACAAGTTTGAGGCAACGTCTTTCGGGCAAGTCGTCAAGAATGCCGGGCAAGTCAAGCCAAGTTCTGTCAACGGTCTGGGCTTCATGCTAAGTGACAAGAAGGCCGGACCGTTCAAGTTGGAGATCGAGTCGATCAAGGTGGAGCGGGCGAGGAAGTAA
- a CDS encoding nucleoside deaminase: MNDHELYMRRAIALAANAPDLPFGALIVDGDSGTILSEGWNKTSLNPMWHGEIDAINGLAASGVVLEGKCLVLYTTAEPCPMCQAAILWSGIETVVFGTSIRSLQRLGWRQIDILAEEVIRRSPGWNCTLFGGVLERDCDALFQKAMLQRVLSSDVVPIESSRESVE, encoded by the coding sequence ATGAACGATCACGAACTTTACATGCGGCGGGCCATCGCACTAGCGGCGAATGCTCCCGACCTGCCCTTTGGGGCTTTGATCGTGGATGGAGACAGCGGCACAATTCTGTCGGAAGGCTGGAACAAGACTTCGCTCAATCCGATGTGGCATGGAGAGATCGACGCCATCAACGGACTGGCCGCATCCGGTGTTGTCCTTGAGGGCAAGTGCCTCGTCTTGTACACGACGGCAGAGCCATGTCCGATGTGCCAAGCAGCGATCCTTTGGAGCGGAATTGAAACGGTGGTGTTCGGCACTTCCATTCGCTCCCTTCAACGGCTGGGCTGGCGGCAGATCGACATTCTGGCGGAAGAAGTCATTCGTCGTAGCCCAGGTTGGAACTGCACTCTGTTCGGCGGGGTGTTGGAGCGGGACTGTGACGCTCTGTTTCAAAAGGCGATGTTACAACGTGTGTTATCGAGTGACGTAGTTCCCATAGAATCATCCAGAGAGAGCGTCGAATGA
- a CDS encoding DUF3024 domain-containing protein: MAKSRKAWTISPKKNPKPSVPDSIKLELEAKAAVLIESVLEPKHVLPPAADPQFNYITDLGAKWYRNYFYFIATYACPGPNALSPTFESKFARLEYVGRGQFALSFMRHNDEWFGLHDALTVDECLSAIQDDAWFVP, encoded by the coding sequence ATGGCAAAGAGCCGCAAAGCCTGGACGATAAGCCCAAAGAAGAATCCCAAGCCTTCCGTGCCAGATTCAATCAAGTTGGAATTGGAAGCCAAAGCAGCCGTCCTGATCGAAAGTGTCTTGGAGCCGAAGCACGTTTTGCCGCCCGCAGCAGACCCGCAGTTCAATTACATCACGGACTTGGGGGCAAAGTGGTACAGGAACTATTTCTACTTCATCGCCACCTATGCCTGCCCTGGCCCGAACGCCCTTTCACCCACGTTCGAGTCGAAGTTTGCAAGACTAGAATACGTTGGTCGTGGCCAGTTCGCTCTTAGCTTCATGCGTCACAACGACGAATGGTTTGGGTTACACGATGCCCTCACTGTGGATGAGTGCCTGAGTGCAATTCAAGACGATGCGTGGTTCGTGCCGTAA
- a CDS encoding Kelch repeat-containing protein translates to MIRFATVLVASLTVGLTVFAQDKIGPLADLPSKPAAHIEKIKAMGDNEWMVLGVPAADPKWGKARGSSWGAKALILAPDKRGAFLFGEGVHGYVKPDGHVMDDLWFYDINAHAWSCLYPGMNTKTFTQRVKDKELLLDENGQLIDKEKLPIPLHTLVHAWGYLTYDSERSKFAFISWNGLGNKIPRYFLGGEKQMDEGLKLLEEELKGKKELVYSPWFYDVASGKFERSPADNLTAINAGGFPQFHYLPSRKQFFAVGSDTVAIYDPAKNQWSDAKPKGSSPKGYDACGCYDSKRSRFYRNDGDASKDEGLMVYDIESNSWSHLKPKGTVPPPANTNAAFYEYDARLDIVVAIHFKGKSPGVYVYDPNTNSWADPIPFPADGPKFQYAANTFYDRELNAYFCHVAGDSSDNGVMWVYRYKK, encoded by the coding sequence ATGATTCGTTTCGCAACTGTACTCGTCGCATCCCTAACTGTGGGCCTGACGGTGTTTGCCCAGGATAAGATAGGGCCACTTGCCGATCTGCCGAGCAAACCGGCGGCGCATATCGAGAAGATCAAGGCGATGGGCGACAACGAATGGATGGTACTCGGCGTCCCTGCCGCAGACCCGAAGTGGGGCAAGGCACGGGGTAGTTCGTGGGGCGCTAAAGCCCTGATCCTCGCACCGGACAAGCGTGGAGCTTTCCTATTCGGAGAAGGAGTCCACGGTTACGTGAAGCCCGATGGACATGTAATGGACGATCTGTGGTTCTATGACATCAACGCTCATGCCTGGAGTTGCCTCTATCCCGGCATGAACACCAAGACCTTCACTCAGCGAGTGAAAGACAAGGAGCTACTGCTCGATGAGAACGGGCAATTGATCGACAAAGAGAAGCTGCCCATCCCGCTCCACACGCTGGTTCATGCCTGGGGCTACCTCACCTACGATTCCGAACGAAGCAAGTTCGCCTTCATTAGCTGGAACGGCTTGGGCAACAAGATTCCCCGCTACTTCCTGGGCGGTGAGAAGCAGATGGACGAGGGACTCAAGCTGCTGGAAGAAGAACTCAAAGGCAAAAAAGAACTGGTTTACTCTCCGTGGTTCTACGACGTGGCGTCGGGCAAATTTGAGCGATCCCCGGCAGACAATTTGACCGCCATCAACGCTGGAGGATTTCCGCAGTTCCACTATCTCCCGTCAAGGAAGCAATTCTTCGCCGTGGGTTCCGACACCGTGGCGATTTACGATCCGGCGAAGAACCAGTGGAGCGATGCCAAGCCAAAAGGCTCAAGCCCCAAGGGGTACGATGCCTGTGGCTGCTACGATTCCAAGCGGAGCCGGTTCTACCGCAACGACGGCGATGCTTCCAAAGACGAAGGACTCATGGTGTATGACATCGAGAGCAATTCTTGGAGCCACCTGAAACCCAAAGGAACAGTCCCGCCGCCAGCGAACACGAACGCTGCCTTCTACGAATATGACGCTCGCCTCGACATCGTGGTGGCGATCCACTTCAAGGGAAAGTCGCCTGGCGTTTATGTGTACGACCCGAACACAAATTCATGGGCAGACCCGATTCCCTTTCCGGCTGATGGCCCCAAGTTTCAGTACGCTGCCAACACCTTTTATGACCGGGAGTTGAATGCCTACTTCTGCCATGTCGCCGGTGATAGCAGCGATAACGGCGTGATGTGGGTGTATCGCTACAAGAAATGA
- a CDS encoding alpha/beta hydrolase family esterase produces MTTILILLTALAADALGPGDHTRKLTVDGRERNYLVHIPPKYDHEKPTPVVLVFHGAGTNAAITVSFTGMSKKSDEVGFIAVYPNGTGFGPFLTLNAGGRQGKMAEGSADDVKYVGALLDDLATVSNVDPKRVFATGISNGGMMCYRLAAEMSDRIAAIAPVAGTIAIDESKPTRPVPVMHFHGRADNMVPFGGPDKGTPKFLTFKSVEESIAIWRKINECPDEPTITEFADKEDDGTKVAKKCYGPGKDGAEVVLIEIEGGGHTWPGQKAPISLIGKSTLDVSANDLMWEFFQKHPMK; encoded by the coding sequence ATGACCACCATCCTCATTCTCCTCACCGCTCTCGCTGCCGATGCACTCGGCCCCGGCGACCACACTCGGAAACTGACGGTCGATGGCCGTGAGCGGAACTACCTCGTCCACATCCCGCCCAAATACGACCATGAGAAGCCGACGCCTGTAGTGTTGGTCTTCCACGGCGCAGGGACGAATGCCGCCATCACCGTGTCCTTCACGGGCATGAGCAAGAAGTCGGATGAAGTTGGGTTCATCGCCGTCTATCCCAACGGCACGGGCTTCGGTCCTTTTCTGACGCTCAACGCCGGTGGTCGCCAAGGGAAGATGGCCGAAGGGAGTGCCGATGATGTGAAGTACGTCGGCGCACTGCTCGACGATCTGGCCACTGTCAGCAACGTCGATCCCAAGCGGGTGTTCGCCACCGGCATCTCAAATGGCGGCATGATGTGCTATCGACTCGCTGCCGAAATGTCGGATCGTATTGCAGCAATCGCACCTGTGGCAGGGACCATCGCCATCGACGAGAGCAAGCCAACTCGCCCCGTGCCGGTGATGCACTTCCACGGCAGAGCCGACAACATGGTTCCATTCGGTGGACCCGATAAAGGGACGCCGAAGTTTCTGACGTTCAAGTCCGTCGAGGAATCCATCGCTATCTGGCGGAAGATCAACGAATGCCCTGATGAGCCGACGATCACTGAGTTCGCCGACAAGGAAGACGATGGGACCAAGGTGGCCAAAAAATGCTACGGGCCAGGGAAGGATGGAGCCGAGGTTGTGCTGATCGAGATCGAAGGCGGGGGTCACACTTGGCCGGGACAGAAAGCGCCGATCAGCCTGATTGGGAAGTCAACGCTCGATGTCTCAGCAAACGACTTGATGTGGGAATTCTTTCAGAAACATCCGATGAAGTGA
- the sdhB gene encoding succinate dehydrogenase iron-sulfur subunit encodes MSAQCFFILADMGNMNGPAARQLFEGTDSVNDAEGWVSVRILRQDHPAEASYWQSFLIRREPGLNVTGVLQRIATEPKTTSGEIVAPIAYEANCLEEVCGSCTMLVNGRTRQACSALVERLVADQPGEIELRPLSKFLVVRDLVVDRRRLFRALEKVEAWIPVDGYYDQGPGPRQSQQEQQQAYPLSECMSCGCCLEACPQYNLAQIQKAEGESEAEFKARQDIHFDRTFIGAHAMNQVVLINSHPTGRFNAGKRLDAVTTEGGIQQCGNAQNCTAVCPKHIPLTDSWGRIGRTATLHAIKKFFG; translated from the coding sequence TTGTCTGCCCAATGCTTCTTCATTCTGGCCGACATGGGGAACATGAACGGTCCCGCTGCTCGTCAGCTATTTGAAGGGACTGATTCTGTGAATGACGCTGAAGGTTGGGTGAGCGTTCGCATTCTTCGGCAGGATCATCCAGCCGAAGCGAGCTACTGGCAGAGTTTTCTGATTCGTCGTGAACCTGGGCTGAATGTCACGGGAGTTTTACAACGCATCGCAACTGAGCCGAAGACCACCAGCGGCGAAATCGTTGCTCCCATCGCCTATGAAGCCAATTGCCTCGAAGAAGTCTGCGGCTCCTGCACGATGCTAGTCAATGGTCGCACTCGACAGGCTTGCAGTGCTTTAGTGGAAAGGCTCGTGGCCGATCAACCCGGTGAAATCGAGCTTCGCCCGCTCAGCAAGTTTCTCGTCGTTCGTGATCTGGTGGTGGATCGTCGTCGGCTCTTTCGAGCGTTGGAAAAAGTCGAAGCCTGGATTCCGGTAGATGGTTACTACGACCAAGGGCCGGGGCCTCGACAGTCTCAGCAAGAGCAGCAGCAGGCGTACCCGCTAAGCGAGTGCATGAGTTGTGGCTGCTGCTTGGAAGCGTGTCCGCAGTACAACTTGGCGCAAATTCAGAAAGCCGAAGGCGAATCGGAAGCAGAGTTCAAGGCAAGACAAGACATCCACTTTGATCGAACCTTCATTGGGGCACATGCCATGAATCAAGTGGTGCTGATTAACTCGCATCCAACTGGTCGTTTCAATGCAGGCAAGCGACTGGATGCTGTTACCACCGAAGGAGGTATCCAGCAGTGCGGAAATGCTCAGAATTGCACGGCGGTTTGCCCTAAACATATTCCGCTAACCGACTCCTGGGGTCGCATTGGACGTACGGCTACGCTGCACGCCATCAAGAAGTTTTTCGGCTGA
- a CDS encoding alpha/beta hydrolase: MQSHESILDHRTISSRYLFPQPRCVADPFMVQVEGAELACYRKVIDHATFTVVYFHGNGEAVADYLPWLAEDFAKLELNSLFVEYRQYGGSTGKAQLAAMLGDGEAAIEAAELSPEKVLAFGRSLGSLYAIELAHRQPSIAGLILESGIADPAERFLVYADLSASDITEADVVAKAKRKFNHKQKLAGYKNPLLVMHTENDGLVEISHAERNYKWAASSQKRLVRFPVGDHNSILERNREEYFNALRSFVKTVDSR; the protein is encoded by the coding sequence ATGCAATCGCACGAAAGCATCCTCGACCATCGGACCATTAGCAGTCGTTACTTGTTTCCGCAGCCACGCTGTGTTGCCGACCCATTCATGGTCCAAGTTGAGGGAGCCGAACTGGCCTGTTATCGAAAGGTCATCGACCACGCCACCTTCACGGTGGTTTATTTTCATGGCAACGGTGAGGCGGTCGCCGATTATCTGCCGTGGCTGGCTGAGGATTTTGCAAAACTCGAACTCAATTCGCTATTCGTCGAGTATCGGCAATACGGCGGTTCCACTGGTAAGGCGCAACTTGCAGCCATGCTTGGCGACGGGGAGGCTGCAATTGAAGCTGCGGAACTTTCACCAGAGAAAGTCCTCGCCTTTGGCCGCTCACTTGGCTCGTTGTATGCCATCGAACTCGCTCATCGACAGCCCAGCATCGCTGGTCTAATTCTCGAAAGTGGAATCGCCGATCCGGCAGAACGATTTCTGGTCTATGCCGACTTATCCGCCTCAGACATCACCGAGGCCGATGTAGTCGCAAAGGCCAAACGGAAGTTCAACCACAAGCAGAAGTTGGCCGGCTACAAGAACCCGTTGCTCGTGATGCACACTGAAAACGACGGGCTGGTCGAGATTTCGCACGCCGAGCGGAATTACAAATGGGCAGCCAGTTCGCAAAAACGTCTGGTACGATTTCCGGTTGGCGACCACAACTCAATTTTGGAGCGGAATCGAGAGGAATACTTCAATGCGTTACGCAGTTTCGTGAAGACGGTCGATAGTCGGTGA